The following are from one region of the Girardinichthys multiradiatus isolate DD_20200921_A chromosome 9, DD_fGirMul_XY1, whole genome shotgun sequence genome:
- the mknk2b gene encoding MAP kinase-interacting serine/threonine-protein kinase 2b, translated as MVQNKITEVTGFHRSFKGQNPFELEDFTKKGSHHIDSFNFGSAQRHDMPSSQPIDIPDAKKRNKKKKRCRATDSFSGRFEDVYRLQEEVLGEGAYARVQACISLITNKEYAVKMIEKGPGHSRSRVFREVEMLYQCQGHRNILELVEFFEEEDKFYLVFEKLRGGSVLEQIHKRQRFSEQEASVVVQDIASALDFLHNKGMAHRDLKPENILCESADKISPVKICDFDLGSGIKLNSDSSPISTPELLTPCGSAEYMAPEVVEAFSEEATIYDKRCDLWSLGVILYIMLSGYAPFVGRCGGDCGWEFGEPCHTCQNTLFESIQEGKYEFPEKDWAHISSSAKDLISKLLVRDAKKRLIASQVLQHPWVQGGASDTLSTSIIHQRTSSAMDLTFFADKAMAVNRQLAEQDGMEEQQQQEVQLVVAASGSVVRLSRPSNSKMAQRRQRGSQLKGGPVSAAELCQLLAPLVIVGDCA; from the exons ATGGTGCAAAACAAGATCACCGAAGTCACTGGATTCCACCGCTCTTTCAAG GGCCAAAATCCATTCGAATTGGAGGACTTCACCAAGAAAGGGTCCCATCACATTGATTCATTTAATTTCGGTTCTGCCCAAAGACATG ACATGCCTTCAAGCCAGCCTATTGACATTCCTGATGCCAAGAAgagaaacaagaagaaaaaacgtTGCAGAGCAACGGACAGTTTCTCTGGACGATTTGAGG ATGTCTACAGGCTCCAGGAAGAAGTACTAGGGGAGGGCGCTTACGCTAGAGTGCAGGCTTGCATCAGCCTGATCACCAACAAAGAATATGCTGTGAAG atGATTGAAAAAGGACCAGGTCATAGCCGCAGCCGTGTCTTCCGTGAGGTTGAGATGCTTTACCAGTGCCAGGGCCAcag GAATATCCTGGAGCTGGTGGAGTTTTTTGAAGAGGAAGACAAATTCTACCTGGTGTTTGAAAAGCTTAGAGGAG GGTCAGTCTTGGAACAAATTCACAAGAGGCAGCGCTTCAGTGAGCAGGAAGCCAGTGTTGTTGTGCAGGACATTGCCAGTGCTCTAGATTTCCTGCATAACAAGG GGATGGCCCACAGAGATCTGAAACCTGAAAACATTCTCTGTGAGAGTGCAGACAAG ATTTCTCCAGTCAAGATCTGTGACTTTGACTTGGGCAGCGGGATCAAACTGAACAGTGACAGCTCGCCCATCTCTACCCCCGAACTCCTCACTCCT TGTGGCTCAGCAGAGTACATGGCACCTGAAGTAGTTGAGGCCTTCAGTGAAGAGGCTACAATATATGACAAGCGATGTGACCTGTGGAGCCTTGGTGTCATCCTCTACATCATGCTGAGTGGTTATGCGCCCTTTGTGGGTCGATGTGGTGGTGACTGTGGATGGGAATTTGGAGAGCCCTGTCACACCTGTCAG AACACTTTGTTTGAAAGTATCCAGGAAGGAAAATACGAGTTTCCAGAGAAGGACTGGGCTCACATCTCCTCAAGTGCCAAAGACCTGATATCCAAACTTCTGGTTAGGGATGCCAAAAAACGTCTGATTGCCAGCCAGGTGCTGCAGCACCCTTGGGTGCAAGGG GGAGCATCTGACACTTTATCaacatccatcatccatcagaG AACCAGCAGTGCCATGGATTTAACATTCTTTGCTGACAAGGCCATGGCTGTAAACCGGCAGCTGGCTGAACAGGATGgtatggaggagcagcagcagcaggaagtCCAGTTGGTCGTCGCTGCTAGTGGCTCCGTGGTGCGCCTCTCACGTCCATCCAACTCCAAAATGGCCCAGcgcaggcagagaggcagccAGTTAAAGGGAGGCCCTGTCTCTGCTGCAGAGCTCTGCCAGCTCTTGGCCCCTCTCGTCATTGTGGGAGACTGCGCTTAA